In one window of Spartinivicinus marinus DNA:
- a CDS encoding STAS domain-containing protein — MEAAGSHSGEVDVMTIMTTVTNDEVIIHLGKTFKSCDVAAFVEAYCKHSSSKRLIINLEKTEYISSSALGLFINLKNHLSGGPLRFINGSDFIKKLFSPTGLDERYFIEYAASA, encoded by the coding sequence GATGTTATGACGATTATGACTACTGTTACAAATGATGAGGTTATTATTCATTTGGGTAAAACCTTCAAAAGCTGTGATGTTGCTGCCTTTGTCGAAGCATATTGTAAGCACAGCTCATCTAAACGATTGATTATTAATTTAGAGAAAACTGAGTATATCAGTAGCAGCGCATTAGGGTTGTTCATCAACTTAAAAAACCACTTGAGTGGAGGTCCCCTGCGGTTTATCAACGGCAGTGATTTTATTAAAAAGCTGTTTAGCCCAACCGGTTTGGATGAGCGATATTTCATTGAGTATGCAGCTAGTGCTTAA